From the Haladaptatus sp. DJG-WS-42 genome, the window ACCCCGATGCCCTGTTCGGTGGTCGCACCCGCCATCAGGAGTGCGGTGATGTATTGCGAGGAGACGTCGCCCGGAATTGAGACTTCGCCGCCCGCGAGTGGGCCGCGAATTGCGAGCGGCGCCTGTCCGTTGTCGCGGGTGCTCTCTGCTCTCGCGCCGAGTTCGGTGAGCGCGGAGAGGAGCGGGCCTTGTGGCCGGGAGCGAAGCGAACGGTCGCCCGTGAGCACGGTGATGCCGTCCGCGAGCGCGGCAGTGGCCGTCACGAGGCGCATCGTCGTCCCGCTGTTGGCGCAGTCGATGATGTCGCCAGGTGTGCCCGGTTTGCCGCCGAAGCCGGAGACGTCGAGGCCGCCGTCGATTTCTTCGACGCTTCCGCCGAAGGCTTCGACTGCGCGGATGGTCGCCTTGGTGTCGGCGCTCATGAGCGGGTCGTAGATGAGCGCGCCGTCTGCGTAGCCCGCGGCGAGGATTGCGCGGTGGGAGTAACTCTTCGATGGCGGGGCTTTTGCCCGCCCGGCAACGGTCGAATTCGAGATGTCAACGTCCATGGTTGGGTAGATGTGACCACTCGGTATCAGGATACCGGAGACGGAGAGAGCTGCCAGTCGCCACGGGGTTGCCCCGGTAGGATTTTAGCCATCGCTCACCCACCCGTGAGTATGCAACCGGACTTTTCCGAACTCGACGCCGCCCTCGATTCGGCGGGAGCAGATGGCTTTCTCATCTACGCCGCAAGCGACGACTCGAACCAGCGCTACCTCTCCGGATTCGACGCCCCAGACCCGTTCCTCACGCTCTACGACGGCGACGTGCACCTGTTCGTCTCGCCGCTCGAATACGGCCGGGCAAAAAAAGAGAGCGGTGCGGCCACCCTCGCTCGCGGGAGTGAGTTTGGCTACCGCGAACTTGTCGACGAGTACGGCCCGGCCGAAGCGACCCACCGCGTCTGGACGAACTTCCTCGACTCCCACGACGTGTCCTCCGTGCTCGTCCCCACCGACTTTCCGCTCGGCCACGGCGACGGCCTGCGCGGACAGGGTGTCGAGGTCACCGCGGACGACGATGACGTGCTCCGCGACATTCGCGCCGTCAAACTCCCGCAGGAAATCGCCCACGTACGCGCCGCCCAGAAGGCAAACGAGCAGGCGATGAAAACCGCAGAAACCCTCATCAGCGAGGCGTCGGTCGAAGACGGCGTCCTCTATCACGAGGGCGAACCGCTCACCTCAGAGCGCGTCCGCCAAGAAATCGAGCTGACCCTCCTCCGCCACGGCTGTGCGCTAGACGAAACCATCGTCGCCTGTGGCGTAGACGCCGCAGACCCCCACGACCGGGGCAGTGGCCCGCTGCTCGCCGAGGAGTCTATCATCGTGGACATCTTCCCGCGCGGTAAGGAGAGCAAGTACTTCGCCGACATGACCCGGACGTTCGTCAAGGGAACGCCGAGCGACGAGCTGCAAGCGTGGTACGACGTTACAGACGTTGCCCTCGAAGCCGCTCTCGACGCCGTGAAACCCGGTGCGACCGGCAAGGAGGTACACGACGTGGTCTGTGACATCTACGAGGAGGCGGGCTACCCGACGCTCCGCGCAGACGACACCACCGAAGTCGGCTTCATCCACTCGACGGGTCACGGCGTTGGTCTCGACATCCACGAGATGCCCTCGGTTAGCCCGCGTGGTGAGGAACTCAAACCCGGCCACATCATCACCATCGAACCCGGCCTGTACGACCCAGACGTCGGTGGCGTCCGCATCGAGGACATCATCGTCGTCACCGAAGACGGCTACGAGAATCTGACCGACTATCCGAAAACGTTCGTCCTCGACTAAACGAACCCCTTTTTGCTCCCGCGCGGATACGTCGCAGACATGGAACTGCTGGTCGTCGGTGCGGGCGCGATGGGCCGCTGGTTTGCAGAAAGCGTCGCCGACGAATGTGAGCTGGCCTTTGCTGACACCGACCCCGCGGCAGCAGCGGACGCTGCCGCCGAAATCGGTGGCCGGGCCGTCTCACTCGATACCGACGACCGCTTCGACGCCGTCTGCGTGGCCGTCCCCATCTCCGTGGTCGAACACGCAATCGCTGCACACGCAGACAAAGCAACCCGGGCGCTCCTCGATTTGAGCGGCGTGATGGCGAAACCGCTCGCTGCGATGGCGACCCACGCCCCCGACGTAGAGCACTGGAGCCTCCACCCGCTGTTCGGGCCGGCCAACGCCCCCGGGACGATTGCCGCCGCCTCGAACAACGCAGGACCGGTCACTGCCCGCCTCAGAAAAGCCCTCGAAGCCGCGGGCAACTCGCTGTTCGAGACCACCGCCGAAGAACACGATACGGCGATGGAAACGGTGCAGGCGAAAACACACGCCGCCATCCTCGCGTTCGCGCTCGCCGCAGACGACGTCCCTGACGAATTTCACACGCCCATCTCAGAGGGGCTGTTTTCGCTCGTAGACCAGGTGACCTCGGGCACACCACAGGTGTACGCAGAGATTCAAGACACGTTCGAGGGCGCAGAAGCAGTCGCTGCCGCCGCCAGAGAACTCGCAGACGCAGACCCAGAGACCGTAGAACGCCTCTATCGCAAATCACGACGATGAAACAAGAACACCGCACAC encodes:
- a CDS encoding Xaa-Pro peptidase family protein, with the translated sequence MQPDFSELDAALDSAGADGFLIYAASDDSNQRYLSGFDAPDPFLTLYDGDVHLFVSPLEYGRAKKESGAATLARGSEFGYRELVDEYGPAEATHRVWTNFLDSHDVSSVLVPTDFPLGHGDGLRGQGVEVTADDDDVLRDIRAVKLPQEIAHVRAAQKANEQAMKTAETLISEASVEDGVLYHEGEPLTSERVRQEIELTLLRHGCALDETIVACGVDAADPHDRGSGPLLAEESIIVDIFPRGKESKYFADMTRTFVKGTPSDELQAWYDVTDVALEAALDAVKPGATGKEVHDVVCDIYEEAGYPTLRADDTTEVGFIHSTGHGVGLDIHEMPSVSPRGEELKPGHIITIEPGLYDPDVGGVRIEDIIVVTEDGYENLTDYPKTFVLD
- a CDS encoding prephenate dehydrogenase/arogenate dehydrogenase family protein, producing MELLVVGAGAMGRWFAESVADECELAFADTDPAAAADAAAEIGGRAVSLDTDDRFDAVCVAVPISVVEHAIAAHADKATRALLDLSGVMAKPLAAMATHAPDVEHWSLHPLFGPANAPGTIAAASNNAGPVTARLRKALEAAGNSLFETTAEEHDTAMETVQAKTHAAILAFALAADDVPDEFHTPISEGLFSLVDQVTSGTPQVYAEIQDTFEGAEAVAAAARELADADPETVERLYRKSRR